A window of Streptomyces sp. Je 1-332 genomic DNA:
CGCTGGCAAGACCACCGCCGTGAAGATCCTCTCCACGCTCATCACGGCCGACGGCGGCCAGGCCCAGGTCGCGGGCCACGACATCGCCACCTCCCCGGACGGGGTACGCGCCGCGATCGGTGTCACCGGTCAGTTCTCCGCGGTCGACGGCCTGATCACCGGCGAGGAGAACATGCTCCTCATGGCCGACCTGCACCACCTCCCCCGAGGGGAAGGCCGCCGCGTCGCCGCCGAACTCCTTCAGCGGTTCGATCTCACCGAGGCCGCCAAGAAGCCCGCCTCCACCTACTCCGGCGGCATGAAGCGCCGCCTGGACATCGCCATGACCCTGGTCGGCAACCCGCGGATCATCTTCCTCGACGAGCCCACCACCGGCCTCGACCCCCGCTCCCGCCACAACATGTGGGCCATCATCCGGGAGCTGGTCTCCGGCGGGGTGACCGTCTTTCTCACTACCCAGTACCTCGAAGAGGCCGACGAACTCGCCGACCGCATCGCCGTGTTGAACGACGGCAAGATCGCAGCAGAAGGCACGGCCGAGGAGTTGAAGCGACTCATCCCCGGCGGCCACGTACGGCTGCGCTTCACCGACCCCGAGGCGCACAAGTCGGCCGCGACCCTCTTGCCCACGGCCGCTCGGGACGACCAGACGCTGTCCCTCCAGATCCTCAGCGACGGCACCCAACGCCAACTGCGCTCCATCCTGGATCGCTTGGACACCCTCGGCATCGAGGCCGACGAACTGACCGTGCACACTCCCGACCTCGACGACGTCTTCTTCGCCCTCACCGGTCCGACCACCCTCCCCAGCCAGCCCGCCGAGCAGCCCGCCCGAACCAAGGAGAACGCCCGATGAGCAGCCTCGCCCTCGCCGTCCGCGACTCGAACACGATGCTGCGCCGCAACCTCCTGCACGCCCGGCGCTACCCGTCGGCGACCCTGAACCTGCTCCTCGCGCCGATCATGCTCTTGCTGCTCTTCGTCTACATCTTCGGCGACGTGATGAGCGCGGGCATCAGCGGCGGCGGCGCCGACCGGTCCGACTACATCGCCTACATCGTCCCCGGCAT
This region includes:
- a CDS encoding ATP-binding cassette domain-containing protein, with product MSYVIPTHSIVPQQGGGHLTAISATGLRKSYGDKTVLDGIELTVPAGTVFALLGPNGAGKTTAVKILSTLITADGGQAQVAGHDIATSPDGVRAAIGVTGQFSAVDGLITGEENMLLMADLHHLPRGEGRRVAAELLQRFDLTEAAKKPASTYSGGMKRRLDIAMTLVGNPRIIFLDEPTTGLDPRSRHNMWAIIRELVSGGVTVFLTTQYLEEADELADRIAVLNDGKIAAEGTAEELKRLIPGGHVRLRFTDPEAHKSAATLLPTAARDDQTLSLQILSDGTQRQLRSILDRLDTLGIEADELTVHTPDLDDVFFALTGPTTLPSQPAEQPARTKENAR